In one Ornithorhynchus anatinus isolate Pmale09 chromosome 19, mOrnAna1.pri.v4, whole genome shotgun sequence genomic region, the following are encoded:
- the GNG4 gene encoding guanine nucleotide-binding protein G(I)/G(S)/G(O) subunit gamma-4 — MKDIMSNSSTTSVSQARKAVEQLKMEACMDRIKVSKAAADLLAYCDAHLREDPLIIPVPASENPFREKKFFCTIL, encoded by the exons ATGAAGGACATCATGTCGAACAGCAGCACCACCagcgtctcccaggcccggaaaGCCGTGGAGCAGCTCAAGATGGAAGCCTGCATGGATAGGATAAAG GTGTCCAAGGCCGCGGCGGACCTGCTGGCCTACTGCGACGCCCACCTCCGGGAGGACCCCCTGATCATCCCGGTGCCCGCCTCGGAAAACCCCTTCCGAGAGAAGAAGTTCTTCTGTACCATCCTCTGA